One Conger conger chromosome 18, fConCon1.1, whole genome shotgun sequence DNA window includes the following coding sequences:
- the LOC133118438 gene encoding solute carrier family 22 member 7-like produces MKFEDILAGINGFGKFQIMLVLLQSISRFTLPFHFLLNNFMAARLDHRCDISSLDDGEVFRNLTQDQRLTVSIPAQEDGTLSSCKMFMEPQFHLLLNSSNAIEIPAVPCQHGWVYDNTTFSSTIATEWDLICDRKGMNRATATVFFIGVMCGAAVFGGLSDRFGRKPMLLVAYLSAIIFGLTSAFSTSYVMFIIMRFFTGFSLSGISIISVVLSVEWFDVKHRTFAGVIVSLDWSLGNIMLSGIAYLINDWRWLVVAATSPLFLSVIVWWWIPESARWLIVNGQVEKAHMYLEKCAKMNNRMEFMSTFKPENLSETVIVEDRSKKYTFLDLVRTPNIRKLAVFTGIVWFGVAFTYYGISLNIVGFGLNIYLTQFVYAVIEMPSKIGVYLSLNAIGRRPTQAATLIITGSCIAVTLFVPAYLWIFRAIVAIIGKAFSEGSFTTVFMYTTELYPTVVRQNGVGYTSFMARLGVSIAPLIILLEDTWKFLPEVIFCMVAITSGMAACMLPETKNVRLPETIEDVEHTRKVKDCEADATLRPLTSCGDEKEC; encoded by the exons ATGAAGTTTGAAGATATTCTCGCAGGAATAAATGGTTTTGGTAAATTCCAGATTATGCTTGTCCTCCTTCAGAGTATATCTCGGTTTACTTTACCTTTTCACTTCCTCCTGAATAACTTCATGGCGGCTAGACTGGACCACcgctgtgacatcagcagtctGGATGATGGGGAAGTGTTTAGGAATCTGACCCAGGACCAGCGGCTGACGGTCAGTATCCCAGCACAGGAAGACGGCACTCTGAGTTCCTGTAAGATGTTCATGGAGCCTCAGTTCCACCTGCTGCTCAACTCTTCCAACGCGATTGAGATACCTGCAGTACCATGTCAACATGGATGGGTGTATGACAACACCACCTTTAGTTCAACTATAGCAACAGAG TGGGACTTGATATGTGATAGGAAAGGGATGAACAGAGCTACAGCCACCGTTTTCTTCATCGGAGTGATGTGTGGAGCGGCAGTGTTCGGCGGTCTCAGTGACAG aTTTGGCCGGAAGCCTATGCTATTGGTAGCATACTTGTCAGCAATAATATTTGGCCTGACCAGTGCTTTCTCAACATCTTATGTAATGTTTATAATCATGAGATTTTTCACTGGATTTTCACTGTCAGGGATAAGCATTATTTCCGTCGTTCTGA gCGTGGAGTGGTTTGATGTGAAGCACCGAACATTTGCTGGAGTTATTGTGAGCTTGGACTGGTCTTTAGGAAACATAATGCTCTCTGGAATCGCATATTTAATAAACGACTGGAGGTGGCTTGTGGTTGCTGCAACTTCCcctctgtttttgtctgttatCGTTTGGTG GTGGATCCCAGAGTCTGCAAGATGGCTGATAGTCAACGGTCAGGTTGAGAAAGCTCACATGTACTTGGAGAAGTGTGCTAAGATGAATAACAGAATGGAGTTCATGTCAACATTTAAGCCAGAG AATCTTTCTGAAACTGTGATAGTCGAGGACAGAAGTAAAAAGTACACTTTTCTTGATCTGGTGAGAACCCCAAATATACGGAAACTGGCTGTATTCACTGGGATAGTATG GTTTGGAGTGGCCTTCACCTATTATGGAATAAGTCTGAACATAGTGGGATTTGGTCTGAACATCTATCTAACCCAGTTTGTCTATGCAGTTATCGAGATGCCCAGCAAGATTGGCGTCTATTTAAGCCTTAATGCGATTGGCAGAAGGCCGACTCAAGCTGCAACCCTAATAATAACAGGATCCTGCATTGCAGTAACTTTATTTGTTCCGGCCT ATTTGTGGATTTTCCGTGCCATAGTTGCCATCATCGGCAAAGCCTTTTCAGAGGGTTCCTTTACCACAGTCTTCATGTACACAACTGAACTCTACCCTACAGTTGTCAG ACAGAATGGTGTGGGCTACACTTCTTTCATGGCTCGGCTGGGTGTGTCCATTGCCCCTCTGATCATATTGTTGGAGGACACATGGAAGTTCCTTCCTGAGGTCATTTTTTGCATGGTGGCCATTACCTCTGGCATGGCGGCCTGTATGCTCCCTGAAACCAAGAACGTGCGTCTGCCAGAGACCATCGAAGATGTCGAGCACACAAGAAAGG TTAAAGACTGTGAGGCTGATGCCACACTGAGGCCTCTAACTAGTTGTGGAGATGAAAAGGAATGCTGA